The Candidatus Eisenbacteria bacterium genome contains the following window.
CGTGGTGCTCTCTCGTGGGGTACGATGCCGGGCTCGCCGCAAGGAAAGGCGCGCACTTGGCGTCTGTTGCCGACCCATGCGACCCGTGAGGGCGGACTGTGGCTCCAGGTGTCGCGGGTTCGAACCCCGTCATCCACCCCACTTTATCCACGTCACCACCCCCGCTGTGACCCCCTATCGCGCCTCGCCTTGGATGATGCGCGTGGCGGCGCCGGCGACGGATCAACGAAAGCGGGTCGACCAGACCCAGGCTCCGCCCCGCTCGATGTAGCCCAGCGTGTCGCGGGTGGCGGCCTTGCAGAGTCCACGATCGAAGCGGCCCACGCGTCGGAATCGAGGCGGGATCAGCACGCGCCCATCGAGATCGATGAAGCCCACTCGACCGTCGGATCCGCGCATGTGAGCGATCCCCTCGCTGAACTGCCCCAGTTCTGCCCATGGATACTCGCGCACCATTTCGCCGGTGGTACGCCGAATCAGCCTGTTGTGGCCCGCGACGACTGCGACCGACAGGCTGTCGTCGATGCGCTGCAGCTCCTCGATGCGCACGGCGCTCCATTGACCGGAGAGATCGACCAGGCCTCGGGTCGGTCCCTTCCACGCCACCGCCTGGTCGTTGGTTCCGAACGCGCGCGCGTCGGTGAACTGGGGCTCGGCGACGTAGGCGCCGCTCCGATCGATGTACCCGTACCTGGCGTTGACGAGCACGACGGCTCGGCCGCGGTGGAAGCGCTCGGCGGTCCACTGCCGCGGCGCGATCACCATCCGTCCGCTGGTGTCGACGTAGCCGGTCCGACCGCCCCGCGTCACCGCGGCCAGCCCTTCCGAGAACGGCGATGCGGCGTCGAACATCGCGGGTATCGCGATGGTGCCGGCACGAGACACATATCCGTTCTTGCCGAACAACGTGAAGAGCGCCCGGTTGTCGTGGAACACCGAGTCCGCCGGCCGGAGCGCCTCGAAGCGTGGCTTGACCACGAAGAGCCCCTCGTAGTCGATCAAGCCGTAGCCCAAGCTCTGGCTCACGATCGCGCAGCCGCCTAGAAAGTCTCCCACCGCGTCGAAGTTCAGAGGGACGGCAATCACGCCCAGCGTGTTCACGAAGCCCCACAGCAACCCCTGCCGAACGGGGGCCATGCCCTCGCTGAACGCGCCGACCTCGTCGAAACGCCTCGGAAGCGGCAGGCCTCGTCGGTCGACGAACCCCCACTTCCCGTGGGACTCCACTGCCACGATCGCCGTGGTCTCGGGCTCCACCGCGGGAGCCATGAAGAGATCGTCGGGCTTACCTCGGTCGGCGCCGGCCGATCCAATCTTTGCCGCAGCCACGATGCGCTCGAACGTCGGCCGGACCACGATGTGGCCGGACCGATCGATGAATCCCCATCGGCCCCGCACCAGGATGGGGAAGAGCGCGTCCCGGTTCCTTGCTGAATCGACGGATCCGGCGGTGGGGTTCCCCGCGCACAGGACGGCTCCAGCGAAAGCGAGTGCGCTAGCCAGGAGCCAGACGGTGAAGGTTCGGCGTTGCAGCATCCGTGCAGGATAGCGATCTGCCGCACGGAGCGCCGCCGCGTCCGTGAGGTGGGTCGCGCATGTCCGCCTCAGTGCGCACGAGTGGACCCGGAGCAACCTCCTCGATACCGCCGAAGGGACTGTGGCTCCAGGTGTCGCGGGTTCGAACCGCGCCATCCACCCCATCCTTCCTCGCCGCGCCCACAACCGAACATCGACGAACACAAACGCGCACCTCCATGCCGGCGGAATTCGACTTCCACCGGTGGAGGTGCGCGATGCGGTCCCGCGGCGGCGAAACTCATTCGCCCGGCGGTCTTCGAAAGTCTATGGGGCGGGCACTACGACGGTATTGCCGGCCAGCGTCACTGCGCCGATCCGTGCCAGTGCTCTGCCCTCCAACGTCGCCCCGGTACCCAGGGTGATCGACTGATCCGCCATGATGGTGCCTTTGAACGCCGACGTCGTTCCCAGGGTCGCCGAGCTCCCCACCTGCCAGAAGACATTCGAAGCCTTGGCGCCCCCGCTCAGGATGACGGCTCGGCCGGATGTCGTGGTAAGGGTCGATGCCATCTGGAAAATGAAAACGGCATTCGCGTCACCCTGGGCGTCGAGTGTGAGATCACCCGAGGAGATCGAGAGCGAGGACGTGGACTTATAAAGACCCGGAGGCAGGGTCAAACCGCCGAGATTCCCGGCAACGGTGACAGGCGCCACGGTTCGTCCGGCGGCGTCGGCGTAGGCCGTGGTGAGATCGATCATGGCAGTCGCCGAGGTGGCATCGCCAGCGTGGGTCGCTCCAGTCACGGTTCCCGGCGGGAAGCCGGTCACCGCGGTTCCCGGGCTCACACCCAGGTCTCCGGTCAGAGCGGTTGCACCCGTGCTGGTGACGGTCGAACCTGCCAGAACCGCGAAAGCTCCGGCCGCGCCGAGAACCACCGACGCCTGGCTGCCTGCCGCCGCCGACGTCGTGAAACTCCATACGTGGTTCGTCGCCAGCCCATTGCCGCCGACATCTTTGGCCCCGGTCGTGATCGTCGCCGTATAAGACGTGCTGGCGGCGAGGGCGCTCGTGGGAGTGAACTTCGCAATGCGAGTCGACGCGTTGTAGGTGACGGTTCCAGTCACAGGAGTCGGACCGGGGGCGGTCACGGTGAAAGTGGTCGTCGTGATCGTCGAGGCGTTCATCGCCTCACTGAACGATGCCGTAATGACCGCAACGCCCGTGGCGCCATTGATGGGGTTGGTAGAGCTCACCGTCGGCGCGACGGTGTCTCCTGCGGGTGCGCTGGGGTTGTCATCCGAACCACATCCAGCCATCGCGACCAGCAAGATCGCCAACGGCAGAGCCGTGAAGCTGCTTGTTCTGTGCATCGGGGTACCCTCCTCTTGCGGTAAGGCGCGTCGCGTGAGGCCAGCCGGGATTGGTGATGCGGCGCTTTGTGGCTTGCATGCCCCACGGAGCCGGACGTCACCGTTGCCAATGCGCGGCTAGGAAGGCAGCCCCGTCATCTCCGACAAGTCTTCACAAACTACGGG
Protein-coding sequences here:
- a CDS encoding WG repeat-containing protein, which encodes MLQRRTFTVWLLASALAFAGAVLCAGNPTAGSVDSARNRDALFPILVRGRWGFIDRSGHIVVRPTFERIVAAAKIGSAGADRGKPDDLFMAPAVEPETTAIVAVESHGKWGFVDRRGLPLPRRFDEVGAFSEGMAPVRQGLLWGFVNTLGVIAVPLNFDAVGDFLGGCAIVSQSLGYGLIDYEGLFVVKPRFEALRPADSVFHDNRALFTLFGKNGYVSRAGTIAIPAMFDAASPFSEGLAAVTRGGRTGYVDTSGRMVIAPRQWTAERFHRGRAVVLVNARYGYIDRSGAYVAEPQFTDARAFGTNDQAVAWKGPTRGLVDLSGQWSAVRIEELQRIDDSLSVAVVAGHNRLIRRTTGEMVREYPWAELGQFSEGIAHMRGSDGRVGFIDLDGRVLIPPRFRRVGRFDRGLCKAATRDTLGYIERGGAWVWSTRFR
- a CDS encoding ice-binding family protein — encoded protein: MLVAMAGCGSDDNPSAPAGDTVAPTVSSTNPINGATGVAVITASFSEAMNASTITTTTFTVTAPGPTPVTGTVTYNASTRIAKFTPTSALAASTSYTATITTGAKDVGGNGLATNHVWSFTTSAAAGSQASVVLGAAGAFAVLAGSTVTSTGATALTGDLGVSPGTAVTGFPPGTVTGATHAGDATSATAMIDLTTAYADAAGRTVAPVTVAGNLGGLTLPPGLYKSTSSLSISSGDLTLDAQGDANAVFIFQMASTLTTTSGRAVILSGGAKASNVFWQVGSSATLGTTSAFKGTIMADQSITLGTGATLEGRALARIGAVTLAGNTVVVPAP